The following are encoded in a window of Sphingobium sp. AP49 genomic DNA:
- a CDS encoding L-rhamnose mutarotase, with protein MSVHAFKMQLKPGVVAEYRKRHDEIWPELSALLTESGIHDYSIFLDEETLSLFAVLKLREDNSRDSLPDHPVMKRWWDYMAPLMEVQPSNQPKEWPLPLLFHMD; from the coding sequence ATGTCCGTCCACGCCTTCAAGATGCAGCTCAAGCCCGGCGTGGTCGCGGAATATCGCAAGCGCCATGACGAGATCTGGCCCGAGCTGTCGGCGCTGCTGACCGAATCGGGCATCCATGACTATTCGATCTTCCTGGACGAAGAGACGCTGAGCCTGTTCGCGGTACTGAAGCTGCGCGAGGACAACAGCCGCGATAGCCTGCCCGACCATCCGGTGATGAAGCGCTGGTGGGACTATATGGCGCCGCTGATGGAGGTGCAGCCAAGCAACCAGCCCAAGGAATGGCCGCTGCCGCTGCTGTTCCACATGGATTGA
- a CDS encoding glycosyl hydrolase family 28-related protein — protein sequence MLKMSRREISLGLAVGALLAPGTAFPFAGHATRRFDVRDHGARGDGMAIDSDAINAAILAASQAGGGTVLLPRGRYLSFSIRLKSHVTLVIGDGAVIEAADPARHAGRYDLPENGIDQLYQDFGHSHWHNSLIWGEDLVEVAILGPGMIHGLGLTRDGPGARWKKQAGERPLSMRGMSDAQIAELEPDAAKMNGLGNKAIALKNGRNIHLSGFSILKGGHFAIIATGTQQLRIDNLAIDTERDGIDLDCVRDVVVERCRVNSPNDDGIVVKSSYALGRAIAAENILIRDCDVSGYDMGSMLDGTKRTTQQIAPDQDRVTGRIKLGTESNGGYRNIRIEDCRFTRCRGLALETVDGGVMEHIVARRLTMREVTTAPIFLRIGDRRRGPDGTGIGAINGVEISEVDARGIDHRFAASIAGLPGHPVRDVTLRDVHLAYQGGGTAQDAARRPAELADAYPEPSMFGVLPSWALWARHAERLTIERFSAETATPDARPPALFDDVAGLTIRNSPILAR from the coding sequence ATGCTGAAGATGAGCCGGCGCGAGATCAGCCTGGGCCTGGCCGTCGGCGCGCTGCTGGCGCCCGGCACTGCCTTCCCCTTTGCCGGTCATGCGACGCGGCGGTTCGACGTGCGCGATCATGGCGCGCGCGGCGACGGCATGGCGATCGACAGCGATGCGATCAATGCGGCGATCCTGGCCGCGTCGCAGGCAGGGGGCGGCACGGTGCTGCTGCCGCGCGGCCGCTATCTCAGTTTCTCGATCCGGCTGAAGAGCCATGTCACTTTGGTCATTGGCGACGGCGCGGTGATCGAGGCGGCCGATCCGGCGCGCCATGCCGGCCGCTATGACCTGCCCGAGAACGGGATCGACCAGCTTTATCAGGATTTCGGCCATAGCCATTGGCATAACAGCCTGATCTGGGGCGAGGATCTGGTCGAGGTCGCGATTCTTGGCCCCGGCATGATCCATGGCCTGGGCCTGACCCGCGACGGGCCGGGCGCGCGCTGGAAGAAGCAGGCGGGCGAACGGCCGCTGTCGATGCGCGGGATGAGCGACGCGCAGATTGCCGAACTGGAGCCCGATGCCGCGAAGATGAATGGCCTTGGCAACAAGGCGATCGCGCTGAAAAACGGCCGAAACATTCATTTGAGCGGCTTTTCGATCCTGAAAGGCGGGCATTTCGCGATCATCGCGACCGGTACGCAGCAATTGCGCATCGACAATCTGGCAATCGATACCGAGCGCGACGGCATCGACCTAGACTGCGTGCGCGACGTGGTGGTGGAACGCTGTCGGGTCAATTCCCCCAATGACGACGGCATCGTCGTCAAGAGCAGCTATGCGCTGGGCCGCGCGATCGCGGCGGAGAATATCCTGATCCGCGACTGCGACGTCTCCGGCTATGACATGGGATCGATGCTGGATGGCACGAAGCGCACCACGCAGCAGATCGCGCCCGACCAGGACCGGGTCACCGGCCGGATCAAGCTCGGCACCGAAAGCAATGGTGGCTATCGCAATATCCGGATCGAGGATTGCCGCTTCACCCGCTGTCGCGGGCTGGCGCTGGAAACCGTCGACGGCGGGGTAATGGAACATATCGTCGCGCGGCGGCTGACGATGCGCGAGGTGACGACGGCGCCGATCTTCCTGCGCATCGGCGACCGGCGGCGCGGGCCGGACGGCACCGGTATCGGCGCGATCAACGGGGTCGAGATCAGCGAGGTCGATGCGCGCGGGATCGATCATAGATTTGCCGCAAGCATTGCCGGCCTGCCGGGCCATCCGGTGCGCGACGTGACGCTGCGCGACGTGCATCTGGCCTATCAGGGCGGCGGCACGGCGCAGGATGCGGCGCGCAGGCCCGCCGAACTGGCCGATGCCTATCCCGAACCCAGCATGTTCGGTGTGCTGCCCAGCTGGGCACTCTGGGCGCGCCATGCCGAGCGGCTGACGATCGAGCGCTTTTCCGCCGAGACGGCGACGCCCGACGCGCGGCCGCCCGCCCTGTTCGACGATGTGGCGGGCCTGACGATCCGCAACAGTCCGATCCTGGCGCGCTGA
- a CDS encoding rhamnogalacturonan acetylesterase: MPLSTSLALILMAGSSIATPQSFDLSSRSADRQTPYQTGGHGVEPGSTDDDFLFSVAVPDGTYRVTLKLGDRKAAGETTVKAEARRLMLRNVATKKGQFVERQFLVNVRSPALPPPPANAPGGTMVRITPGDAREYTWDDRLTLEFLGKPQVASVTIEPVSAPTLFLAGDSTVTDQAAEPAASWGQMLPAMLDGTVAVANHAKSGATLKSFLTDLRFDKLLSAVKPGDWLFIQFGHNDQKQEWPQTYADAATTYPAYLRAYIAEARRRGAHAALVTSPERRNFDESGRIKDTLGSYADAVRKLAAEERVPLIDLNADSRAIYEALGPQVAPTAFNDGGKDKTHHNNYGAWLLASAVAERIRAQIPELAPHIVAAPFVPAQPPSAAQVAIVPSRAHSDVRPAGN, encoded by the coding sequence ATGCCGCTCAGCACCAGCCTTGCCCTGATCCTGATGGCAGGATCCTCCATCGCCACGCCGCAATCCTTCGACCTGTCATCGCGCAGCGCCGACAGGCAGACGCCCTATCAGACCGGTGGCCATGGTGTGGAGCCAGGCAGCACGGACGATGATTTCCTGTTTTCGGTGGCCGTGCCCGACGGCACCTATCGAGTGACGCTGAAGCTGGGAGACCGCAAGGCAGCCGGCGAAACCACGGTGAAGGCCGAAGCACGGCGGCTGATGCTGCGCAATGTCGCGACCAAGAAGGGGCAGTTCGTCGAGCGGCAGTTCCTGGTCAATGTCCGCAGCCCTGCCTTGCCCCCACCACCCGCCAATGCGCCGGGCGGGACAATGGTGCGGATCACACCAGGAGATGCGCGCGAATATACGTGGGACGACCGGCTGACGCTGGAATTTCTGGGCAAGCCGCAGGTCGCGTCGGTGACGATCGAGCCGGTGAGCGCGCCGACCCTTTTCCTGGCGGGCGATTCGACCGTGACCGACCAGGCGGCCGAACCGGCGGCGAGCTGGGGCCAGATGCTGCCGGCGATGCTGGACGGGACGGTTGCGGTCGCCAACCATGCCAAGTCGGGCGCGACGCTCAAATCCTTCCTGACCGACCTGCGCTTCGACAAGCTGCTGTCGGCGGTGAAGCCGGGCGACTGGCTGTTCATCCAGTTCGGCCATAATGACCAGAAGCAGGAATGGCCGCAAACCTATGCCGATGCGGCGACCACCTACCCCGCCTATCTGCGGGCCTACATCGCCGAGGCGCGGCGGCGCGGCGCCCATGCGGCGCTGGTGACGTCACCCGAGCGACGCAATTTCGACGAGAGCGGCCGCATCAAGGATACGCTGGGCAGCTATGCCGATGCGGTGCGCAAACTGGCGGCCGAGGAACGGGTGCCGCTGATCGACCTCAATGCCGACAGCCGGGCCATTTATGAGGCGCTGGGACCGCAGGTCGCGCCGACCGCCTTCAATGATGGCGGCAAGGACAAGACCCATCATAATAATTATGGTGCCTGGCTGCTGGCGAGCGCGGTGGCCGAACGGATCAGGGCACAGATCCCCGAACTGGCGCCCCATATCGTCGCCGCGCCCTTCGTGCCCGCCCAGCCGCCGAGCGCCGCGCAGGTGGCAATCGTGCCAAGCCGGGCGCATAGCGATGTGCGGCCGGCGGGCAACTGA
- a CDS encoding TonB-dependent receptor: MIEHYSRIASARRSSVIALAVAMMAGAPAYAQEQAPQAQPDQETADIVVTGFRASLNNALSMKRKEAAAVDSIVAEDIGKFPDSNLAESMQRVPGVALARGDGGEGRNISVRGLGAAFTRVRINGMEGSAQTGSSDIYGGGNNGRSFDFNVFSTEIFSALSVRKTPSADVEEGSLGATVDLTAPKPLDQKEDFVLAATARGVYNELSKKFDPRASLLVGKKFDDGRFGVLASLAYQKRNIREVGYSAVDILSANTNGGFCSPLGFAPQNPANNVLKGTDAANCSTGNPRTSNADAYQTVFDARRDDMPNAAGSGAFFPRIPRYLNSTQKQERIGGTLSLQFQPDDDTDISVDTLYSRFHVVRNDNYIEAISFGRSASNNGQPMTSIKDVDLTPEGGLVYGLFDGVDVRSEGLRDDFVTTFKQANLNFKHRFTDNFEVTGLFGMNDSKWTERQRLQYFMDAIDTDNFSIDYRDGGSTPLLGFGFDVSDPTNFNFAPGRADGTVLGGFSLQGKPSTNRTKGTTAELNFAWTVSPALTLKAGAQYRQSDFTLKTTNYYTADTIVKGLPAGTSLASLTRQISGVDKLWGRGAPDSWASIDPQKLYDALDLDASRPCYVECGAVSNRVREDVVSAYVMGNFDLSDAVGFGLRGDAGVRYVSTDQFSSGYNAIPLASSPTGITGAFLGVTNKYEDWLPSANVVIEPIDNLLFRFSAAKTLARAELASLTPTRSVNATTRNGSIGNANLSPIRANTFDAAVEWYFRPGALLSAAFFYKDIKSYIQNVTTLIPFNQLGLPDALLIGTNTQPDELFSVSQPTNTPGGPLKGIELNAQIPFDFLGGGFISHFGALANYTHVTSKIDYCLTSAGGVCTTTTTNDLIGLSKNTASGTLYYEDSKFSIRSTVNWRDGFIRGIPASPGSDLLGNDPTLFVDASASYNINDRFKIIVEATNLTDEQNRLYVDSVRKDTLFETRIGRTFTVGVNYRM, translated from the coding sequence ATGATCGAGCATTACAGCCGTATTGCGTCCGCGCGCCGTTCGTCGGTGATCGCACTCGCCGTTGCCATGATGGCGGGCGCGCCGGCCTATGCGCAGGAACAGGCACCGCAGGCGCAGCCTGACCAGGAAACCGCCGATATCGTCGTCACCGGCTTCCGCGCCTCGCTCAACAACGCGCTCAGCATGAAGCGTAAGGAAGCTGCAGCCGTCGACTCGATCGTTGCCGAAGACATCGGCAAGTTCCCCGACTCCAACCTTGCCGAATCGATGCAGCGGGTGCCCGGCGTGGCGCTGGCGCGCGGCGATGGCGGCGAAGGCCGGAACATCTCCGTCCGTGGCCTTGGCGCGGCCTTCACTCGCGTCCGCATCAACGGCATGGAAGGTTCGGCCCAGACCGGCTCGTCCGACATCTATGGTGGCGGCAATAATGGCCGCAGCTTCGACTTCAACGTCTTCTCGACCGAAATCTTCTCCGCCCTGTCGGTCCGCAAGACGCCCTCGGCCGATGTCGAGGAAGGATCGCTTGGCGCCACGGTCGATCTGACCGCACCCAAGCCGCTCGACCAGAAGGAGGATTTCGTCCTCGCGGCGACCGCGCGCGGCGTCTATAATGAACTGTCGAAGAAGTTTGACCCGCGCGCCTCGCTGCTGGTCGGCAAGAAGTTCGACGATGGCCGCTTCGGCGTCCTCGCCTCGCTGGCCTATCAGAAGCGCAACATTCGCGAAGTGGGCTATTCGGCGGTCGACATCCTGTCGGCGAACACCAATGGTGGCTTCTGCTCGCCCCTGGGCTTCGCGCCGCAAAACCCGGCCAATAATGTGCTCAAGGGTACCGATGCGGCCAATTGCTCGACCGGCAATCCCCGCACGAGCAACGCTGACGCTTATCAGACCGTGTTCGACGCGCGCCGCGACGACATGCCCAATGCAGCGGGCAGCGGCGCTTTCTTCCCGCGCATTCCGCGCTATCTGAACTCGACCCAGAAGCAGGAACGCATCGGCGGCACGCTGTCGCTGCAGTTCCAGCCGGACGACGATACCGATATCTCGGTCGATACCCTCTACTCGCGGTTCCATGTCGTGCGGAACGACAATTATATTGAGGCGATCAGTTTCGGCCGTTCGGCCTCGAACAATGGCCAGCCGATGACCTCGATCAAGGATGTCGATCTGACGCCGGAAGGCGGCCTGGTCTATGGCTTGTTTGACGGCGTCGACGTCCGTTCGGAAGGGCTGCGTGACGATTTCGTCACCACTTTCAAGCAGGCCAACCTGAACTTCAAACACCGCTTCACCGACAATTTCGAGGTGACCGGTCTGTTCGGCATGAACGACTCGAAGTGGACGGAACGCCAGCGCCTGCAATATTTCATGGATGCGATCGATACCGACAATTTCTCGATCGACTATCGTGACGGCGGCTCGACCCCGCTGCTCGGCTTCGGTTTCGATGTGTCGGATCCGACCAACTTCAACTTCGCGCCGGGCCGCGCCGACGGCACCGTGCTGGGTGGCTTCAGCCTGCAGGGCAAGCCTTCGACCAACCGGACCAAGGGCACCACGGCAGAACTCAACTTCGCCTGGACCGTCTCGCCCGCGCTGACGCTGAAGGCCGGCGCCCAGTATCGCCAGAGCGACTTCACGCTCAAGACCACCAACTATTATACCGCCGATACCATCGTGAAGGGCCTGCCTGCCGGTACCTCGCTGGCCAGCCTGACGCGCCAGATCAGCGGCGTCGACAAGCTCTGGGGCCGCGGCGCGCCGGACAGCTGGGCCTCGATCGACCCGCAGAAGCTCTATGATGCGCTCGACCTGGATGCCAGCCGCCCCTGCTATGTCGAATGCGGTGCGGTCAGCAACCGCGTGCGCGAGGATGTGGTCAGCGCCTATGTCATGGGCAATTTCGACCTCAGCGATGCGGTCGGCTTCGGCCTGCGCGGCGATGCGGGCGTGCGCTATGTCAGCACCGACCAATTCTCCTCGGGCTATAATGCCATCCCGCTCGCCAGCTCGCCGACCGGCATCACCGGGGCCTTTCTGGGCGTGACCAACAAATATGAAGACTGGCTGCCCTCGGCGAACGTCGTGATCGAACCGATCGACAATCTGCTGTTCCGCTTCTCGGCGGCCAAGACCCTGGCCCGTGCAGAACTGGCCTCGCTGACCCCGACCCGCAGCGTCAATGCCACCACCCGCAACGGCAGCATCGGCAATGCCAATTTGTCGCCGATCCGGGCCAATACCTTCGACGCGGCGGTGGAATGGTATTTCCGCCCCGGCGCGCTGCTGTCGGCGGCCTTCTTCTACAAGGATATCAAATCCTATATCCAGAATGTGACGACGCTGATCCCGTTCAACCAGCTCGGCCTGCCCGACGCGCTGCTGATCGGCACCAATACCCAGCCCGACGAACTGTTCAGCGTTTCGCAGCCGACCAACACGCCGGGTGGCCCGCTCAAGGGCATTGAACTCAACGCCCAGATTCCCTTCGACTTCCTGGGCGGTGGCTTCATCAGCCATTTCGGCGCACTGGCCAACTACACCCATGTCACCTCGAAGATCGATTACTGCCTGACCAGTGCGGGTGGTGTCTGCACGACGACGACGACCAACGATCTCATTGGCCTGTCCAAGAATACGGCGTCGGGTACGCTTTATTATGAAGACAGCAAGTTCAGCATCCGCAGCACGGTCAACTGGCGCGACGGCTTCATTCGCGGCATCCCGGCCTCGCCGGGCAGCGACCTGCTGGGCAATGATCCGACCTTGTTCGTCGATGCTTCGGCTTCGTACAATATCAACGACCGGTTCAAGATCATCGTGGAGGCGACCAACCTCACCGACGAACAGAACCGCCTCTATGTCGACAGCGTCCGCAAGGACACGCTGTTCGAGACGCGCATCGGCCGGACCTTCACCGTGGGCGTCAACTACCGCATGTAA